The Neobacillus sp. OS1-2 genome includes a window with the following:
- a CDS encoding YggT family protein, producing the protein MAFVFSLLQQIIQIYSWALIIYILMSWFPNARESTIGQFLARICEPYLEPFRKIIPPFGMMDISPIVAFLVLNFASSGLGSVYLWLT; encoded by the coding sequence ATGGCTTTTGTTTTTAGTTTATTGCAGCAGATCATCCAGATTTATTCGTGGGCCTTAATTATTTACATCTTAATGTCCTGGTTTCCAAATGCTAGAGAGTCCACAATTGGTCAATTTCTAGCAAGAATTTGTGAACCCTATTTAGAGCCGTTTAGAAAAATTATTCCGCCGTTTGGAATGATGGATATCTCTCCAATTGTCGCATTTCTTGTTTTAAACTTTGCTTCTAGTGGTCTGGGCAGTGTGTATTTATGGCTTACGTAA
- a CDS encoding RNA-binding protein codes for MNIYQHFRPEEREYIDQVIDWRSFVETHYTPKLTDFLDPREQHILKMLIRENSDVRFRLFGGTLGVERKRAFIFPDYLEANENNFQISLFNIEYPAKFVTIEHRQVLGTLMSLGLKRGKFGDILIKDGQIQLFAAKEISDFIKSNVESIGRAGVKLVETDMAHAIAATELWDEQDLTVSSLRLDTIISGIYHISRQKSLTYIQQGLVKVNWTVIENPSFTCEAGDMISVRGHGRAKIVGIDGKTKREKWRIIVGKQK; via the coding sequence ATGAACATATATCAGCATTTCCGTCCGGAAGAACGGGAATATATTGACCAGGTTATAGATTGGAGAAGTTTTGTTGAAACACATTACACCCCAAAACTTACAGATTTTCTAGATCCAAGAGAGCAGCATATCCTCAAAATGCTGATTAGAGAAAATAGTGATGTCAGATTTAGACTTTTTGGCGGAACACTTGGTGTAGAACGAAAAAGGGCTTTTATTTTCCCGGATTATTTAGAAGCTAATGAAAATAACTTTCAAATTAGTCTATTTAACATCGAGTATCCGGCGAAGTTCGTGACAATTGAACACCGTCAGGTTTTAGGCACCCTTATGTCCTTGGGGCTTAAGCGTGGGAAGTTTGGTGACATTTTAATAAAAGACGGTCAAATTCAACTATTTGCTGCCAAAGAAATTAGTGATTTTATTAAAAGCAATGTCGAATCAATTGGCAGAGCAGGGGTAAAATTAGTTGAAACTGATATGGCTCATGCAATTGCTGCAACTGAATTATGGGACGAACAGGATTTAACCGTATCTTCTTTACGACTTGATACTATTATTTCAGGGATTTATCATATTTCACGTCAAAAATCGCTTACTTACATTCAACAGGGGCTTGTGAAAGTTAACTGGACAGTCATAGAAAACCCATCGTTTACTTGTGAAGCAGGTGATATGATTTCCGTCCGCGGTCATGGAAGAGCCAAAATTGTTGGGATCGACGGTAAAACGAAAAGAGAAAAATGGCGAATTATTGTAGGGAAACAAAAATAA
- a CDS encoding DivIVA domain-containing protein has product MPLTPLDIHNKEFNKGFRGYDEDEVNEFLDQVIKDYELVLREKKEMEERLKDMNERLGHFVNIEETLNKSIVIAQEAGEDVKRNAQKEAKLIIREAEKNADRIVNESLSKARKIALEIEDLKKQSKVFRTRFKMLIEAQLDMLNTDDWDHLLEYEVDATELKIHQEEDSLA; this is encoded by the coding sequence ATGCCGTTAACGCCGTTAGATATTCACAATAAAGAGTTTAATAAAGGTTTTCGCGGGTACGATGAAGATGAAGTAAACGAATTTCTTGATCAGGTCATCAAGGATTATGAACTAGTACTCAGAGAGAAAAAGGAAATGGAAGAGCGTTTGAAAGATATGAATGAGCGTCTTGGACATTTTGTGAATATCGAAGAAACACTTAACAAATCAATCGTAATTGCTCAAGAAGCAGGAGAAGATGTAAAACGCAATGCTCAAAAAGAAGCAAAACTGATTATTAGAGAAGCGGAGAAAAATGCCGACCGGATTGTAAATGAGTCGCTATCGAAGGCAAGAAAGATTGCCCTGGAAATCGAGGATTTAAAGAAGCAGTCAAAGGTTTTCCGTACCCGTTTTAAAATGTTGATTGAAGCACAGCTTGATATGCTGAATACAGATGATTGGGATCATTTATTAGAATATGAAGTAGATGCAACAGAGTTAAAAATTCACCAAGAAGAAGATTCATTAGCTTGA
- the ileS gene encoding isoleucine--tRNA ligase: protein MEYKDTLLMPKTEFPMRGNLPQREPELQAKWEEMNIYQLVQDRTKGRPIFVLHDGPPYANGDIHMGHALNKILKDMIVRYKSMSGFHAPYVPGWDTHGLPIEQALTNKGVKRKEMTVAEFRELCTKYALEQIDNQRTQFKRLGVRADWENPYITLKPEYEAQQIKVFGEMAKKGYIYKGLKPVYWSPSSESALAEAEIEYQDKKSASIYVGFKVKDGKGVLDSDTQIVIWTTTPWTIPANLGISVHPDLTYVVVAVNDKKYLIAEALLEAVTKEVGWEDTEVVQKVKGAELERIVAVHPLYDRESLVMLGEHVTTDAGTGCVHTAPGHGEDDFYIGQKYGLDVLCPVDDKGVMTSEAPGFEGLFYDTANKPIAQALEEAGALLKLSFITHSYPHDWRTKKPVIYRATAQWFASIKDFRDDLLEAVKETKWVPAWGETRLFNMVRDRGDWCISRQRVWGVPIPVFYAETGEEIITDETIDHVSNLFRENGSNIWFEREAKELLPEGFTHPGSPNGTFTKETDIMDVWFDSGSSHQAVLLEREDLVRPADLYLEGSDQYRGWFNSSLSTAVAVTGKAPYKGVLSHGFALDGEGRKMSKSLGNTVVPAKVMNQLGADILRLWVASVDYQADVRVSDAILKQVAEVYRKIRNTFRFLLGNLADFDPTVNTVAYENLREVDQFMLVKLNKLIKYVRNAYENYEFAGIYHAVNNFCTLDLSSFYLDFAKDVLYIEAENNHERRAIQTVLYESLLALTKLVSPILSHTADEVWKFIPNVQEESVQLTDLPEYQELAGSDVLEEKWTAFMKLRNDVLKALEEARNQKVIGKSLTAKVTLYVTDKSKTLLDTIEENLNQLFIVSGFEVAGAYDQAPENALKLDTAAIVITKAEGETCDRCWIVTPEVGQDPDHKTLCPRCADVVKGNYSHLA, encoded by the coding sequence ATGGAATATAAAGATACGTTATTAATGCCGAAAACTGAATTTCCAATGCGTGGCAATCTTCCCCAAAGAGAACCTGAATTACAGGCAAAATGGGAAGAAATGAATATTTACCAACTGGTGCAAGATAGAACGAAGGGCAGGCCGATATTTGTATTACATGACGGTCCGCCATACGCCAACGGGGATATCCATATGGGTCATGCCTTGAATAAAATTTTAAAAGACATGATTGTCCGCTATAAATCAATGAGTGGATTCCACGCCCCATATGTTCCTGGCTGGGACACACACGGATTACCAATTGAACAGGCATTAACGAATAAAGGTGTCAAACGCAAAGAAATGACGGTTGCTGAATTCCGTGAGCTTTGTACAAAATATGCACTTGAACAGATTGATAATCAACGTACTCAATTTAAGCGTCTGGGTGTTCGTGCTGATTGGGAAAATCCATACATCACCCTAAAGCCTGAATATGAGGCACAGCAAATAAAAGTGTTCGGTGAAATGGCGAAAAAGGGCTATATTTATAAAGGCCTTAAGCCTGTTTATTGGTCTCCTTCAAGTGAATCAGCTTTAGCTGAAGCAGAGATTGAATATCAAGACAAAAAATCAGCATCCATCTATGTTGGATTCAAGGTAAAGGACGGCAAGGGGGTACTTGATTCCGATACACAAATTGTAATCTGGACAACGACCCCATGGACCATTCCGGCAAACCTTGGTATTTCTGTCCATCCGGATTTAACGTATGTGGTGGTGGCAGTTAATGATAAAAAGTATTTGATTGCAGAAGCATTACTAGAAGCGGTTACGAAGGAAGTTGGCTGGGAGGATACAGAGGTTGTTCAAAAGGTCAAAGGTGCAGAATTAGAAAGAATCGTTGCCGTTCATCCTTTATATGACCGTGAATCTTTAGTCATGTTAGGTGAACACGTAACTACAGATGCTGGAACAGGCTGTGTTCACACTGCACCTGGTCACGGGGAGGATGACTTCTATATTGGTCAAAAATATGGTTTAGATGTCCTGTGCCCTGTAGATGATAAAGGTGTTATGACAAGTGAAGCACCTGGTTTTGAAGGATTATTTTATGATACTGCCAACAAGCCGATAGCACAGGCTTTAGAAGAGGCTGGAGCATTGTTAAAACTTTCGTTTATTACACACTCCTATCCACATGATTGGAGAACGAAGAAACCGGTTATCTACCGTGCAACAGCTCAATGGTTTGCTTCTATTAAAGACTTCCGCGATGATTTGCTTGAAGCAGTGAAGGAAACGAAATGGGTACCTGCTTGGGGTGAAACAAGGCTATTTAATATGGTCCGCGACCGTGGTGATTGGTGTATTTCCCGTCAACGTGTATGGGGTGTACCTATTCCAGTGTTCTATGCTGAAACGGGTGAAGAGATTATTACGGATGAAACCATCGACCATGTTTCAAACCTATTCAGGGAAAATGGTTCAAATATTTGGTTCGAACGTGAAGCTAAAGAATTGCTTCCTGAAGGATTTACACATCCAGGAAGTCCAAACGGGACATTTACAAAAGAAACAGACATTATGGATGTATGGTTCGATTCCGGGTCATCCCATCAAGCAGTGCTCCTTGAGAGGGAAGATTTAGTCCGCCCTGCTGACCTTTATCTTGAAGGATCTGACCAATACCGCGGATGGTTTAACTCTTCATTGTCAACTGCTGTTGCTGTAACTGGTAAAGCTCCATATAAAGGAGTTTTAAGCCATGGTTTTGCCTTAGATGGTGAAGGCAGAAAAATGAGTAAGTCACTCGGAAATACAGTGGTACCTGCGAAAGTGATGAATCAGCTTGGTGCCGATATTTTACGACTTTGGGTTGCTTCTGTTGATTATCAGGCAGATGTGCGTGTTTCTGATGCCATCTTAAAACAGGTTGCCGAGGTTTACCGAAAAATCCGAAATACATTCCGTTTCTTGCTTGGTAACTTAGCGGATTTTGATCCAACAGTAAATACGGTTGCCTATGAAAACCTGCGTGAAGTGGATCAATTTATGCTTGTAAAATTAAATAAATTGATTAAATATGTCCGTAATGCATATGAAAATTATGAATTTGCCGGTATCTATCATGCGGTCAATAATTTCTGTACTCTTGACTTAAGCTCCTTTTATCTTGATTTTGCAAAAGATGTTCTTTATATTGAAGCAGAAAATAATCATGAGCGCCGTGCAATTCAAACTGTTTTATATGAGTCATTGCTTGCTTTAACAAAATTAGTATCGCCAATTCTCTCACATACTGCTGATGAAGTTTGGAAGTTTATCCCTAATGTTCAAGAAGAAAGTGTCCAATTAACAGACCTTCCTGAATATCAGGAGCTTGCTGGTTCAGATGTTTTGGAAGAAAAATGGACGGCATTCATGAAGCTTCGCAATGATGTATTAAAGGCACTTGAGGAAGCCAGAAATCAAAAAGTAATTGGAAAATCGTTAACTGCAAAAGTTACACTTTATGTTACCGATAAATCAAAGACCCTTTTAGATACAATTGAAGAGAACTTGAACCAATTGTTTATCGTATCTGGATTTGAAGTGGCTGGAGCATATGATCAGGCTCCTGAGAATGCACTTAAATTAGATACAGCAGCTATCGTCATTACAAAGGCTGAAGGCGAAACATGTGATCGTTGTTGGATTGTGACACCTGAAGTGGGTCAAGACCCAGATCATAAAACCCTTTGTCCACGCTGTGCAGATGTAGTAAAAGGAAACTATTCACATCTAGCATAA